In Chthoniobacterales bacterium, one DNA window encodes the following:
- a CDS encoding response regulator transcription factor, producing the protein MPAPDTNPTWRVLVVEDDPSIRDVLEYALKNEGFAVRWTARGREAVAIVGEGKTDMVILDVGLPDFDGFEVCRQVRAGNVGASIPILFLSSRSDEVNRIVGLEMGGDDYLVKPFSPRELMARIKAVRRRLTSGGAEAETRRKIVYGPITLDFETVRTTCEDREVSLTRQEMRLLELLVSRPGRVFTRDEVLDRAWGEGGLVTDRTIDVHIKAVRKKFAPFEFIETVRGTGYRVRELG; encoded by the coding sequence ATGCCAGCTCCCGATACGAATCCCACCTGGCGCGTGCTCGTGGTCGAGGACGATCCGTCGATCCGCGATGTGCTGGAGTATGCGCTGAAAAACGAGGGCTTCGCCGTGCGCTGGACCGCCCGTGGACGCGAGGCTGTGGCCATCGTGGGCGAGGGGAAAACGGACATGGTGATCCTCGATGTCGGCCTGCCGGATTTCGATGGCTTTGAAGTCTGCCGACAGGTCCGCGCGGGAAATGTGGGAGCTTCGATTCCGATTTTATTTCTCTCCTCCCGCAGCGATGAGGTGAATAGGATCGTCGGCCTCGAAATGGGCGGCGACGATTATCTGGTGAAGCCGTTCAGCCCGCGCGAATTGATGGCACGAATCAAGGCTGTGCGCCGCCGCCTCACCTCCGGCGGAGCTGAAGCCGAGACGCGCCGGAAGATAGTTTACGGTCCGATCACACTCGACTTCGAGACGGTTCGTACGACTTGCGAGGATCGCGAGGTGAGCCTCACGCGGCAGGAAATGCGGCTGCTGGAATTGTTAGTATCGCGACCCGGCCGGGTCTTCACCCGCGACGAAGTGCTCGATCGCGCCTGGGGCGAGGGCGGACTAGTCACAGACCGAACCATCGATGTGCACATCAAGGCGGTGAGGAAAAAGTTTGCGCCATTTGAGTTTATCGAGACCGTGCGCGGCACCGGCTACCGCGTGCGCGAGCTTGGTTAG
- a CDS encoding TetR/AcrR family transcriptional regulator: protein MSTLPAESTETRLLEAAARIFALKGIEGASTREIAREAGVNEVTLFRKFGNKDGLLAAVVENIFGLKAKIAPEKPISDALDLRSYLVEYVRIYSEIITTNLPLIRTMVGEIHRFQDHERQVFHAVFRPLRQMLAGRLDREKASRGVTHSTSSEMVVDQLNGMIFMDVLRRSSTFAKLKYSSAAYRKSCVEMVLATVLAEVKK from the coding sequence ATGAGCACTCTGCCCGCTGAATCCACTGAAACTCGTCTCCTCGAAGCCGCAGCACGCATTTTTGCATTGAAGGGAATCGAGGGTGCCAGCACTCGCGAGATCGCCCGCGAGGCGGGCGTGAACGAAGTCACGCTGTTCCGGAAATTTGGCAACAAGGACGGATTGCTCGCTGCCGTGGTCGAAAACATCTTCGGCCTGAAAGCTAAAATCGCCCCGGAAAAGCCCATTTCGGATGCACTCGACTTGCGGAGTTATCTGGTGGAATACGTGCGGATTTACTCGGAAATCATCACGACGAATCTCCCGCTGATACGCACGATGGTTGGAGAAATTCATCGGTTTCAGGACCATGAGCGCCAGGTTTTCCATGCGGTGTTTCGTCCTTTGCGTCAGATGCTGGCCGGGCGGCTGGACCGGGAAAAAGCCTCCCGCGGCGTTACCCATTCGACTTCCAGTGAAATGGTGGTGGATCAGCTCAACGGCATGATTTTCATGGACGTGCTGCGGCGTTCCTCGACGTTTGCCAAACTGAAATATTCCTCCGCAGCCTATCGGAAGTCATGCGTGGAAATGGTTCTGGCGACGGTGCTGGCGGAGGTAAAAAAATGA
- the lexA gene encoding transcriptional repressor LexA, whose amino-acid sequence MDVRISAAQQRIITAIAKFARNDQPAFVPELVQELGLANASSVNSTLKTMQRNGLVEVAGGGAKGRSRVVRLTTLGRNAAGIGGLPLLGRIAAGYLTEALAEPEEMIDYKDLLPSRDGDFLLRVTGDSMTGDGILDGDKVLLRPGVDWRDGEIAAVQVGYEREATLKRIYREGAKIRLKPSNDRFPEIIVNASDVIVAGVFRGLVRD is encoded by the coding sequence ATGGATGTTAGAATCAGCGCCGCCCAGCAGCGGATCATTACTGCCATTGCCAAGTTTGCGCGCAACGACCAGCCTGCGTTTGTGCCTGAACTGGTTCAGGAACTCGGCCTCGCAAATGCCAGCAGCGTGAATTCCACCTTGAAAACCATGCAACGCAACGGCCTTGTCGAAGTCGCCGGCGGCGGAGCCAAGGGCCGCTCGCGCGTCGTGAGATTGACCACTCTCGGACGCAATGCGGCTGGCATCGGCGGCCTGCCGTTATTGGGAAGAATCGCGGCTGGTTACCTCACCGAGGCGCTGGCCGAGCCCGAGGAAATGATCGATTACAAAGACCTGCTGCCATCGAGGGATGGAGATTTTTTGTTGCGCGTCACCGGCGATTCCATGACGGGAGACGGCATTCTCGATGGAGATAAAGTCCTGCTGCGTCCGGGTGTGGACTGGCGCGATGGCGAGATCGCCGCCGTCCAGGTCGGCTATGAGCGCGAGGCGACTTTGAAACGAATCTACCGCGAGGGCGCAAAGATTAGACTCAAGCCCAGCAACGACCGTTTTCCAGAAATCATCGTGAACGCATCCGACGTCATCGTCGCCGGCGTCTTTCGCGGACTCGTGCGCGACTAG
- a CDS encoding HlyD family secretion protein translates to MNATLASSKKAAAAKSSAVSTTAKPPISRIRKAVFIVIGLAALVLTLRFAYHAYVYEKSDDAFITAHLHLISPQISGTVVEVPVNENQVVHKGDILIKLDPLEFEIARDKARASLAQTEAQLIQTSAVVPYAEAQVSAAIAHADQADAQARQTAAQLSLAASNLSRTKQLFDKGSGVVTKADLDTAQSNFDTAQAADNAARSNLEAMQASVASSKVLLGAGPSQAQATQASIDSARAALRDAERQLSYTIIRAPSDGRIGNKNVETGNRVQVGQALFSVVEDNVWVVANFKETQLAHMQPGQPADIEIDALPGHDFHGHIDSFSPGTGALFTLLPPDNATGNFTKVVQRVPVKILLDPNETRDLQSRIHPGLSALVSIRVR, encoded by the coding sequence ATGAACGCCACACTCGCCTCGTCTAAAAAAGCCGCTGCCGCCAAATCCTCCGCCGTCAGCACGACCGCCAAACCGCCGATAAGCCGCATCCGCAAGGCCGTCTTCATCGTGATCGGACTCGCCGCACTCGTCCTCACGCTTCGTTTCGCCTACCACGCCTACGTATATGAAAAAAGCGACGACGCCTTCATCACCGCGCATCTACACCTCATCAGCCCGCAAATCAGCGGCACCGTCGTGGAAGTCCCCGTGAACGAAAACCAGGTCGTCCATAAAGGCGACATTCTTATCAAACTCGACCCGCTCGAGTTCGAGATCGCCCGCGACAAAGCCCGCGCCAGCCTCGCGCAGACCGAGGCCCAGCTCATTCAAACCAGCGCCGTCGTTCCCTATGCCGAGGCCCAGGTCTCCGCCGCTATTGCCCATGCCGACCAGGCTGACGCCCAGGCCCGCCAGACCGCCGCGCAACTCAGCCTCGCCGCTTCCAACCTTAGCCGCACGAAACAGCTCTTCGACAAAGGCAGCGGAGTCGTCACCAAAGCCGACCTCGACACCGCGCAATCCAACTTCGACACCGCCCAGGCCGCCGACAACGCCGCCCGCTCCAACCTCGAAGCCATGCAAGCCAGCGTCGCCTCGTCCAAGGTCCTGCTCGGCGCCGGCCCCTCGCAGGCGCAGGCCACCCAGGCCAGCATCGACTCCGCCCGCGCCGCCCTGCGCGACGCCGAGCGCCAGCTTTCCTACACCATCATCCGCGCCCCATCCGACGGACGCATCGGCAACAAAAACGTCGAGACCGGCAACCGCGTCCAGGTCGGCCAGGCCCTCTTCTCCGTCGTCGAAGACAACGTCTGGGTCGTGGCCAACTTCAAGGAAACCCAGCTTGCCCACATGCAACCCGGCCAGCCCGCCGACATCGAGATCGACGCACTCCCCGGCCACGATTTCCACGGGCACATCGACAGCTTCTCCCCCGGCACCGGTGCCCTCTTCACCCTGCTCCCGCCCGACAACGCCACCGGCAATTTTACCAAGGTCGTCCAGCGCGTCCCGGTAAAAATCCTCCTCGATCCGAATGAAACTCGCGACCTGCAGAGCCGCATCCACCCCGGCCTCTCCGCGTTGGTCTCCATTCGAGTTCGATAG
- a CDS encoding DHA2 family efflux MFS transporter permease subunit: MSAAAQRGLYGSDLSLLSPWAASLAERGLLKWLIALTASLGALLEIVDTSIVNVAMPDIQGNLGATLSEVGWISTGYACANVVLIPLTAWLSDRFGRKRYLIFSLVGFTVSSVLCGLSPSLMFLIVARILQGLCGGGLLAKAQSLLFETFPKEEQGVAQAMFGIAIIVGPALGPVLGGYLTDTMGWRWIFFINIPVGIVGVLMATTFLPRDRSEDAVNQKVDWLGIGLLAGGLACFQTMLEEGQQEDWFASQLITFTAIGSVLGLGFFIWRELTTAYPAVDLRVLRYKTLAAGSVYSFVLGMGIFGVIFAVPIFVQNYLHFTAMQSGLLQVPGAIAAAVTMVFMGKFSGKADARLLVGTGALITVSSAFLLSDINPDTGTHSLFLPLILRSVGSVMMFLPLSIASLGGLPKDKIASGSGFYNLTRQIGSSVGIAVITTLLVQREAIHRSALVEKITVFHPEAMQRLRAYTGALQAHSGDAVAAKKQALHLLDSLINGQSTLLSFSDIFLYVGIAFIISLPLLFFLGKGGNKELASAAH, translated from the coding sequence ATGAGCGCCGCCGCCCAGCGCGGACTCTACGGGTCCGATCTCAGTCTGCTCTCGCCGTGGGCGGCGTCGCTGGCGGAGCGTGGATTATTGAAATGGCTCATCGCGCTGACCGCCTCGCTCGGAGCGCTCCTCGAAATCGTGGACACGAGCATCGTCAATGTCGCCATGCCCGACATCCAGGGCAATCTCGGTGCGACGTTGTCCGAAGTCGGCTGGATCTCGACTGGCTACGCTTGCGCGAACGTCGTCCTGATTCCGCTGACCGCGTGGTTGAGCGACCGATTTGGCCGGAAACGCTATCTCATTTTCTCGCTCGTCGGTTTTACCGTCTCGTCGGTTTTGTGCGGGTTGTCGCCGAGCCTGATGTTTCTGATCGTTGCGCGTATTCTCCAAGGCTTGTGCGGCGGCGGCTTGCTGGCCAAGGCGCAATCGCTCCTTTTCGAGACGTTTCCCAAGGAAGAACAAGGTGTGGCGCAGGCGATGTTTGGCATCGCGATCATCGTCGGCCCGGCGCTGGGCCCGGTGCTCGGCGGCTATCTGACTGACACGATGGGCTGGCGCTGGATTTTCTTCATTAATATCCCGGTCGGCATCGTCGGCGTGCTCATGGCGACCACGTTTCTCCCGCGCGACCGCAGCGAGGATGCGGTGAATCAAAAAGTCGATTGGTTGGGTATCGGGCTGCTTGCCGGTGGACTGGCTTGTTTCCAGACCATGCTCGAGGAAGGGCAACAGGAAGACTGGTTTGCCTCGCAACTCATCACGTTCACCGCCATCGGCAGCGTGCTCGGGTTGGGCTTTTTTATCTGGCGCGAACTCACCACCGCGTATCCTGCGGTCGATCTGCGCGTGTTGCGTTACAAGACGCTCGCGGCGGGCAGCGTCTATTCATTCGTCCTCGGCATGGGCATCTTTGGCGTCATTTTTGCCGTGCCGATCTTTGTGCAAAACTACCTGCACTTCACCGCCATGCAGAGCGGCCTGCTGCAAGTCCCCGGAGCCATCGCCGCAGCGGTCACGATGGTCTTCATGGGGAAATTCTCTGGGAAAGCCGACGCGCGTCTTCTCGTCGGCACGGGTGCGCTCATCACCGTTTCCTCGGCCTTTCTCCTGTCCGACATCAACCCCGACACGGGCACGCACAGCCTGTTTCTACCGCTCATTTTGCGCAGCGTCGGCAGCGTGATGATGTTTCTTCCACTGAGCATTGCCTCGCTCGGCGGCCTGCCCAAGGACAAAATCGCCTCCGGTTCCGGCTTCTACAATCTCACCCGGCAGATCGGCAGCAGCGTCGGCATCGCCGTCATTACCACCTTACTCGTCCAGCGCGAAGCCATTCATCGCTCGGCTCTCGTGGAAAAAATCACCGTCTTCCATCCCGAAGCCATGCAGCGTTTGCGGGCCTATACCGGTGCCTTGCAAGCGCATAGCGGCGACGCCGTGGCCGCCAAAAAACAAGCCCTCCATCTCCTCGATTCCCTCATCAACGGCCAGTCCACCCTGCTCTCTTTTTCCGATATTTTTCTATACGTCGGCATCGCCTTCATCATCTCGCTGCCCCTGCTTTTCTTCCTCGGCAAAGGCGGCAACAAAGAACTCGCCTCCGCCGCCCACTAA
- a CDS encoding response regulator transcription factor, producing the protein MIRVAIVEDDALTREGLLMHLRRRADFVCVGAHENGKDALRYLPGEKPDVVLMDINLPGLNGIECVAALKAAHPDIQVLMLTTYDDSDRIFESLRAGASGYLLKRTAPAQLVKAIEEVRNGGSPMSMQIARKVVSHFHQIKKPERETDKLSAREMEILALLAKGALYKEIADQLGISLHTVRNHLHGIYGKIHVQTRTEAVLKYLDR; encoded by the coding sequence ATGATCCGCGTTGCCATTGTCGAAGATGACGCACTCACCCGCGAAGGTCTGCTGATGCACCTGCGCCGCAGAGCTGATTTCGTCTGCGTCGGCGCGCACGAAAACGGGAAGGATGCATTGCGATATCTGCCGGGAGAAAAGCCAGACGTCGTCCTCATGGACATCAACCTTCCCGGGCTCAACGGCATCGAATGTGTCGCCGCGCTCAAGGCGGCTCACCCGGATATCCAAGTCTTAATGCTGACGACCTACGACGACAGCGATCGCATCTTCGAATCCTTACGGGCTGGGGCGAGCGGCTACCTCCTCAAGCGGACGGCACCCGCGCAGTTGGTCAAGGCGATCGAAGAAGTGCGCAACGGCGGCTCTCCGATGTCGATGCAGATCGCGCGCAAAGTCGTCTCCCATTTTCATCAGATCAAGAAACCGGAAAGAGAAACCGACAAACTCAGCGCACGGGAAATGGAAATCCTGGCACTGCTCGCAAAGGGAGCTCTTTACAAGGAAATCGCCGATCAGCTCGGCATCAGTCTGCACACCGTGCGCAACCATCTGCACGGCATCTACGGCAAGATTCACGTCCAGACACGCACCGAGGCGGTGCTGAAGTATCTCGACCGCTAA
- a CDS encoding two-component regulator propeller domain-containing protein, whose translation MIFVIELIASIGSTQATSIYEIPLSEEYVLRSWEVNDGLPSNTVNGVVETSEGYLWVATPNGLARFDGATFALFNKKNTPVLTSSRFDAVFASRENDLWAGFGRGGVARLRGGNFEVILPERQDAEPRTSVTSFVQDPMGAVWFSQTPANRVDRWRDGSLTAFTDQLEFKAAFELRLQGSIAGQVWFSNNLRCGTLEGEKVRTVDPEGGQAIWLTPSRNGGMWAVRGQQLLRYHDDGSKEVVADLPWSEGASIVLALYEDKVGNLWIGTRIAGLIRFRDRQFVRVPTSHSAVRTIAEDHEGNLWVGTGGGGLDRLRQTCFRLHQTTHGLLRNDIVSLDEDGEGRLWIAEIDGSVVRSVDSGNRRFVAAPKGVLSGVLAVQATKGDLWFATYGDLFRWTGNDFKREKFETPSTGLLMDREGILWVATINAGLCRWRDGKIEHIPEKKGLVRPRALAEDGEGCLWVGTERGRIFRREKDQFVEILLPESRNGHQVRFIVPDEKDAVWIGTYEGGLYRWRAGKVTQLPHGTDLPDEDLRALTIDSSGDFWLATGRGLFRVKREQLETAMGGRAAHLRVIRYGHNDGLPSMEFSFGFRHGNTQTRDGHLWFATYSGALEVDPLQSAKPVESKPLLIEEVKIGGVSVMRSNNKKLVIPPRPSSLQIRYASPQFTAPEEIRFRYRLIQSGEEEWINAGSERTATFTHLPAADYRFEVAATDLAGTWLPTVSLEVTIQPAWWETIWFRFAAGLTCALGLALLVRYVVNRRMQTRMRRLEQENAVERERTRIARDMHDQVGANLTQIALFAGLAESESEKESPGAAHAARAAASAHQAINALDEIVWAVNPRHDNLPSLLDYLGQRTVDYLHGIGIRCILDLPHNPPPLPLPADYRHHFFLIVNEALNNAVRHAAPHEIRMKIQIYDSALTVEIADDGQGFSEDKIQSGSNGLINMRERAAALNGTCQIESQPGHGTRLRFDLPLPSKKPRR comes from the coding sequence TTGATCTTCGTCATCGAATTGATCGCTTCTATCGGCTCGACGCAGGCAACGTCGATTTATGAAATCCCCCTCTCAGAAGAATACGTTTTGCGCAGTTGGGAGGTAAACGATGGCCTGCCCAGCAACACCGTCAATGGGGTAGTTGAGACCAGCGAGGGCTACCTCTGGGTGGCCACGCCAAATGGCCTGGCTCGCTTTGATGGGGCGACGTTCGCTTTGTTTAACAAAAAAAACACGCCCGTGCTAACCTCGAGCCGTTTCGATGCGGTTTTTGCCTCACGGGAAAATGATTTATGGGCTGGCTTTGGACGTGGAGGAGTGGCTCGGCTTCGTGGAGGAAATTTTGAAGTCATATTGCCGGAGCGGCAGGACGCAGAGCCCAGAACAAGCGTCACTTCGTTTGTGCAGGATCCAATGGGAGCAGTTTGGTTTAGCCAAACACCCGCCAATAGAGTGGATCGCTGGCGCGATGGAAGTTTAACGGCCTTTACCGATCAGTTAGAATTCAAGGCCGCCTTTGAACTCAGGCTCCAGGGCTCGATTGCGGGGCAGGTGTGGTTTTCTAATAACTTAAGATGCGGCACTCTCGAAGGGGAGAAGGTGCGAACCGTCGATCCCGAAGGCGGGCAGGCAATCTGGCTAACGCCCTCGCGCAACGGAGGAATGTGGGCGGTGCGGGGGCAGCAACTTCTGCGCTACCATGATGATGGGAGCAAGGAGGTGGTGGCCGATCTTCCGTGGTCTGAAGGGGCTTCCATTGTGCTGGCCCTTTATGAGGATAAGGTCGGCAACCTCTGGATTGGAACCCGTATTGCCGGATTAATTCGTTTTCGTGATCGGCAATTTGTTCGCGTGCCGACTTCTCATTCCGCCGTGCGGACAATCGCAGAAGATCATGAAGGCAATCTCTGGGTGGGAACCGGAGGAGGTGGATTGGACAGGTTGCGCCAGACCTGTTTTCGCCTGCATCAGACCACCCACGGCCTGCTGCGCAATGACATAGTTTCACTGGACGAAGATGGAGAAGGGCGACTCTGGATTGCAGAAATCGATGGTTCGGTGGTGCGCTCTGTGGACTCTGGCAATCGGCGATTCGTAGCGGCTCCCAAGGGAGTGTTGAGCGGAGTGTTGGCCGTGCAGGCAACGAAAGGCGATCTTTGGTTTGCTACTTACGGCGATCTCTTTCGCTGGACCGGCAATGATTTCAAACGTGAAAAATTTGAGACCCCGAGCACGGGCTTGCTGATGGATCGAGAAGGCATTCTCTGGGTCGCGACGATCAACGCTGGTCTTTGTCGCTGGCGGGACGGAAAGATCGAGCACATTCCTGAAAAGAAGGGTCTTGTACGGCCTCGAGCACTGGCTGAGGACGGCGAGGGATGCCTGTGGGTGGGAACGGAAAGAGGAAGAATCTTTCGGCGTGAGAAAGATCAATTCGTCGAAATTCTTTTGCCCGAATCGCGCAATGGCCATCAGGTTCGTTTTATCGTGCCAGATGAGAAGGATGCGGTCTGGATCGGCACCTACGAAGGGGGACTTTATCGCTGGCGGGCTGGCAAGGTGACTCAACTCCCGCATGGAACCGATTTGCCGGACGAGGATCTCCGCGCGTTGACGATCGACTCCAGCGGAGATTTTTGGCTGGCCACCGGGCGTGGTTTGTTCCGGGTAAAACGGGAGCAACTCGAAACCGCCATGGGAGGGCGTGCAGCACACTTGCGGGTCATTCGTTACGGGCACAACGATGGACTTCCAAGCATGGAGTTCAGCTTCGGATTTCGCCATGGCAACACGCAGACGCGCGACGGACATCTTTGGTTTGCCACTTACAGCGGCGCACTGGAGGTCGATCCATTGCAATCGGCGAAGCCTGTGGAATCGAAGCCGCTCTTGATCGAGGAGGTTAAAATCGGAGGCGTATCGGTAATGCGTTCCAATAATAAGAAGCTCGTCATCCCACCGCGCCCGTCATCGCTGCAAATTCGTTATGCCTCACCGCAATTTACCGCTCCGGAAGAGATTCGATTTCGCTATCGGTTAATTCAAAGTGGCGAGGAGGAATGGATCAATGCCGGGAGTGAGCGGACAGCTACTTTCACCCATCTTCCCGCCGCAGATTATCGTTTTGAAGTCGCGGCCACGGATTTAGCCGGAACTTGGCTGCCGACTGTATCGCTGGAGGTTACCATTCAACCGGCATGGTGGGAGACCATTTGGTTTCGATTCGCTGCAGGGCTCACCTGCGCTCTGGGCTTGGCTTTATTGGTTCGTTACGTGGTCAATCGACGCATGCAGACACGGATGCGCAGGCTTGAGCAGGAAAATGCAGTCGAGCGCGAGCGCACTCGCATCGCGCGTGACATGCACGATCAAGTCGGCGCAAACCTGACACAGATCGCATTGTTCGCCGGGCTGGCCGAATCAGAAAGTGAGAAGGAATCTCCGGGCGCAGCCCATGCGGCACGAGCGGCAGCGTCCGCACATCAGGCCATCAACGCACTCGACGAAATCGTCTGGGCGGTGAATCCGCGCCACGACAACCTGCCCAGCCTTCTCGATTATCTCGGCCAGCGCACAGTCGATTATCTGCACGGCATTGGTATTCGTTGCATCTTGGATTTGCCGCACAACCCGCCACCGCTCCCGCTCCCTGCGGATTATCGGCATCATTTCTTCTTGATCGTCAACGAGGCACTGAACAACGCTGTGAGGCACGCCGCCCCGCACGAGATCCGTATGAAAATCCAAATTTATGACTCCGCACTCACGGTCGAAATCGCAGACGACGGGCAAGGTTTTTCTGAGGACAAAATCCAGTCAGGTTCCAATGGATTGATCAACATGCGGGAACGGGCGGCTGCGCTGAATGGCACCTGTCAGATCGAAAGCCAGCCGGGGCACGGCACCCGTTTGCGATTCGATCTGCCATTGCCGTCGAAAAAACCACGTCGCTAA